A genomic segment from Egibacteraceae bacterium encodes:
- the ftsH gene encoding ATP-dependent zinc metalloprotease FtsH, with product MNRFRLLSLLLLVLLVVALFPGFQRDDTITYSEFRTAVQDGRVETVTFTGESLRGEFADGEEFTSQLPPTTVIGQQGIEAFLVENDVEIAAQPDTESPWFLLIWILPALLLIGFFVWMNRQARGQMGGLTQIGKSQAKVHKPHEPSTRFADVAGYGEVKEEVQEVVSFLREPDRFRKAGAEVPKGMLLVGPPGTGKTLLARAVAGEAGVPFISVTGSDFMEMFVGVGASRVRDLFKTARQNAPCIIFIDELDSIGRKRGAGLGGGHDEREQTLNQMLGEIDGFEGSEGVVIMAATNRPDVLDPALQRPGRFDRQIVVPLPTLDERVEILGVHTKGKPIADDVDLRTVARGTPGMSGADLKNLINEAALIAVRDGSDEIRMRDIEQARERHTIGRARASLSLNEEEKRAVAYHEGGHALAAFLEEEADPVYKVTVLPIGMALGVTTQLPIDERHIYLRSYLDAKIKVMLGGRAAEMVFLGQPTTGGQHDLVQATKLARAIVKEFGMSDALGPVGYGNQQQVFLGEELTRGHEYSERTAETVDAEVQRILTTALDEVCARFEELRPGLDAMADALVERESLTGQEALDAVRSALPPEKRALLRGRASVVDLPESVEDAIHEDGRRPRDEAGVA from the coding sequence ATGAACCGCTTCCGCCTGCTGTCCCTCCTGCTCCTCGTGCTGCTCGTCGTCGCGCTCTTCCCGGGTTTCCAGCGGGACGACACGATCACCTACAGCGAGTTCCGCACGGCCGTGCAGGACGGGCGCGTGGAGACGGTGACGTTCACGGGCGAGTCCCTGCGCGGTGAGTTCGCCGACGGCGAGGAGTTCACGTCCCAGCTGCCGCCCACCACGGTCATCGGCCAGCAGGGCATCGAGGCGTTCCTCGTCGAGAACGACGTGGAGATCGCCGCGCAGCCGGATACCGAGAGCCCGTGGTTCCTGCTCATCTGGATCCTCCCCGCGCTGCTGCTCATCGGCTTCTTCGTGTGGATGAACCGCCAGGCCCGCGGCCAGATGGGCGGGCTGACCCAGATCGGCAAGTCGCAGGCCAAGGTCCACAAGCCCCACGAGCCGTCGACGCGATTCGCGGACGTGGCCGGCTACGGCGAGGTGAAGGAGGAGGTGCAGGAGGTGGTGAGCTTCCTGCGCGAGCCGGACCGCTTCCGCAAGGCGGGCGCCGAGGTGCCGAAGGGCATGCTGCTCGTCGGGCCGCCCGGCACCGGCAAGACGCTGCTCGCGCGGGCCGTCGCTGGCGAGGCGGGTGTGCCGTTCATCTCCGTGACCGGCTCGGACTTCATGGAGATGTTCGTCGGCGTCGGCGCGTCGCGGGTGCGTGACCTGTTCAAGACCGCCCGGCAGAACGCCCCGTGCATCATCTTCATCGACGAGCTCGACTCGATCGGTCGCAAGCGCGGCGCGGGTCTCGGCGGTGGGCACGACGAGCGTGAGCAGACCCTCAACCAGATGCTCGGGGAGATCGACGGGTTCGAGGGATCCGAGGGCGTCGTCATCATGGCGGCGACGAACCGCCCCGACGTGCTCGACCCCGCACTGCAGCGCCCCGGCCGCTTCGACCGTCAGATCGTCGTGCCCCTGCCGACCCTCGACGAGCGTGTCGAGATCCTCGGCGTGCACACGAAGGGCAAGCCGATCGCCGACGACGTCGACCTGCGCACGGTCGCGCGGGGCACGCCCGGCATGAGCGGAGCTGACCTCAAGAACCTCATCAACGAGGCCGCGCTCATCGCCGTGCGCGACGGCTCCGACGAGATCCGCATGCGCGACATCGAGCAGGCGCGCGAGCGGCACACGATCGGCCGCGCCCGTGCGAGCCTCAGCCTCAACGAGGAGGAGAAGCGCGCCGTCGCCTACCACGAGGGCGGCCACGCGCTCGCCGCCTTCCTCGAGGAGGAGGCCGATCCCGTCTACAAGGTGACGGTCCTGCCGATCGGCATGGCCCTCGGCGTCACGACTCAGCTGCCGATCGACGAGCGCCACATCTACCTCCGCAGCTACCTCGACGCGAAGATCAAGGTCATGCTCGGGGGCAGGGCGGCCGAGATGGTCTTCCTCGGGCAGCCGACCACCGGCGGCCAGCACGACCTCGTCCAGGCCACGAAGCTCGCCCGCGCCATCGTGAAGGAGTTCGGGATGAGCGACGCGCTGGGTCCTGTCGGCTACGGCAACCAGCAGCAGGTCTTCCTCGGCGAGGAGCTGACGCGCGGTCACGAGTACTCCGAGAGGACCGCCGAGACGGTCGACGCTGAGGTGCAGCGGATACTCACCACCGCCCTCGACGAGGTGTGCGCCCGCTTCGAGGAGCTGCGCCCCGGCCTCGACGCCATGGCGGACGCGCTCGTCGAGCGGGAGTCGCTCACCGGCCAGGAGGCCCTCGACGCCGTCCGAAGCGCCCTGCCCCCCGAGAAGCGGGCCCTCCTGCGGGGGCGCGCGAGCGTCGTCGACCTGCCCGAGAGCGTCGAGGACGCCATCCACGAGGACGGCCGGCGGCCCCGCGACGAGGCCGGCGTCGCCTGA